A region from the Aeromicrobium choanae genome encodes:
- a CDS encoding ANTAR domain-containing response regulator, giving the protein MTDPERSTAPAPRVVIAEDEALIRMDLAEMLVEQGYEVVGEAADGQVAVDLAREHRPDLVMMDVQMPGVDGITAASQIAAERIAPVVMLTAFSQRELVERAREAGAMAYLVKPFTASDLVPAIEMARSRYAELRALEGEVGDLHEQLATRKVVERAKSVLQETLGLTEPEAFRWIQKTAMDVRLSMRQVAEAVIENGPSLQG; this is encoded by the coding sequence GTGACCGACCCAGAACGCTCGACCGCCCCCGCGCCTCGTGTGGTGATCGCCGAGGACGAAGCCCTCATCCGGATGGACCTCGCCGAGATGCTCGTCGAGCAGGGCTACGAGGTCGTCGGTGAGGCCGCCGACGGGCAGGTCGCCGTCGATCTCGCCCGCGAGCACCGCCCCGACCTGGTGATGATGGACGTCCAGATGCCCGGCGTCGACGGGATCACCGCGGCGTCGCAGATCGCGGCCGAGCGCATCGCGCCGGTCGTGATGCTCACCGCGTTCAGTCAGCGCGAGCTGGTCGAGCGCGCTCGCGAGGCCGGCGCGATGGCGTACCTCGTGAAGCCGTTCACCGCGTCCGACCTGGTCCCGGCGATCGAGATGGCCCGCAGCCGCTACGCCGAGCTGCGCGCCCTCGAGGGCGAGGTCGGCGACCTCCACGAGCAGCTCGCCACGCGAAAGGTCGTCGAACGGGCCAAGTCGGTGCTGCAGGAGACCCTCGGACTGACCGAGCCGGAGGCGTTCCGCTGGATCCAGAAGACGGCCATGGACGTGAGGCTGTCGATGCGGCAGGTGGCCGAGGCCGTCATCGAGAACGGGCCGTCGTTGCAGGGTTGA
- the pyk gene encoding pyruvate kinase produces MRRAKIVCTLGPATDTAERILELAIAGMDVARLNMSHGEQSEQLRRLERVRQAADATGKAIAVLADLQGPKIRLGRFSDGPHELNFGDRFTITTRDVEGVRDECSTTYSGLPGDVQAGDEILIDDGKVRLRATEVTDTDVVTTVEVPGEVSNNKGINLPGVNVSVPAMSEKDIDDLRWALRANVDFIALSFVRSAEDAADVRAIMDEEGIHRPIIAKIEKPQAVANLDEIVDAFDGFMVARGDLGVELPLEDVPIVQKLIIEKARRNAKPVIVATQMLESMISAPRPTRAEASDVANAVLDGADAVMLSGETSVGRFPIQTVRIMARIVASTEDHGLPRMAAFTWEPKTTTGIICRAASQVAASVEADLMVAFTTTGDSARRMARYRSSIPVLAFTPHTLVRNQLALTWGVETFLTPEISHTDQIALQVDRELLGQQRCEQGRRVVIVAGAPPGIPGSTNALRVHKMGDAVNRVVAAYDPDEAPPTIA; encoded by the coding sequence GTGCGTAGAGCCAAGATCGTCTGCACCCTGGGACCCGCGACCGACACTGCTGAACGCATCCTCGAGCTGGCGATAGCCGGCATGGACGTGGCTCGGCTCAACATGAGCCACGGCGAGCAGAGTGAGCAGCTCCGCCGGCTCGAACGCGTCCGCCAGGCGGCGGACGCCACCGGCAAGGCGATTGCCGTGCTGGCCGACCTCCAGGGCCCCAAGATCCGCCTCGGGCGGTTCTCCGACGGACCCCACGAGCTGAACTTCGGCGACCGCTTCACGATCACCACGCGTGACGTCGAGGGCGTCCGCGACGAGTGCTCGACGACCTACTCGGGCCTTCCCGGCGACGTCCAGGCCGGCGACGAGATCCTCATCGACGACGGCAAGGTGCGCCTGCGCGCCACCGAGGTCACCGACACCGACGTCGTCACCACGGTCGAGGTGCCCGGCGAGGTCAGCAACAACAAGGGCATCAACCTGCCCGGCGTGAACGTCAGCGTGCCGGCGATGAGCGAGAAGGACATCGACGACCTGCGCTGGGCGCTGCGCGCCAATGTGGACTTCATCGCGCTGTCGTTCGTGCGCAGCGCCGAGGACGCCGCCGACGTGCGCGCGATCATGGACGAGGAGGGCATCCACCGCCCGATCATCGCCAAGATCGAGAAGCCGCAGGCCGTGGCGAACCTCGACGAGATCGTCGACGCGTTCGACGGCTTCATGGTGGCCCGCGGCGACCTGGGCGTCGAGCTGCCGCTCGAGGACGTCCCGATCGTGCAGAAGCTCATCATCGAGAAGGCGCGTCGCAACGCCAAGCCGGTCATCGTGGCCACCCAGATGCTCGAGTCGATGATCTCGGCACCGCGGCCCACCCGCGCCGAGGCCAGCGACGTCGCGAACGCGGTGCTCGACGGCGCCGACGCGGTGATGCTCTCGGGCGAGACCAGCGTGGGTCGCTTCCCGATCCAGACCGTGCGGATCATGGCGCGGATCGTCGCGTCCACCGAGGACCACGGCCTCCCGCGCATGGCCGCGTTCACGTGGGAGCCCAAGACCACCACCGGCATCATCTGCCGGGCCGCCTCCCAAGTGGCGGCGTCGGTCGAGGCCGACCTGATGGTCGCCTTCACCACCACGGGCGACTCGGCCCGCCGCATGGCGCGCTACCGCTCGTCGATCCCGGTCCTGGCGTTCACGCCGCACACGCTCGTGCGCAACCAGCTCGCGCTCACGTGGGGCGTGGAGACCTTCCTGACCCCCGAGATCAGCCACACCGACCAGATCGCGCTCCAGGTCGACCGCGAGCTGCTGGGCCAGCAGAGGTGCGAGCAGGGCCGCCGCGTCGTCATCGTGGCCGGTGCCCCTCCGGGCATCCCCGGCTCCACCAACGCGCTGCGCGTGCACAAGATGGGCGACGCGGTCAACCGCGTCGTCGCGGCCTACGACCCCGACGAGGCGCCGCCCACCATCGCCTGA
- a CDS encoding ABC transporter substrate-binding protein — MKRSTTTLRLAALASASALVLAACGGGDDSSDDTDKSVAKGDGEFVVGSLLPQTGSLAFLGPPEFAGVDLAVQEINEAGGVLGKDARHVKGDSGDTDSGIAPTETDKLLKAKSDVIVGAASSGVSLTVIDKILSAGVVQYSPANTSTDFDTGKYAEPDLYFRTAPSDILQGAVLANLLVQDGRQNVAILARQDSYGETLAEEVKKGLEAAGSKVAVTSFYGEKAPSYDSQVDDVAAAKPDAVLLIAFDETKKIIPQLVSKGVGPQDVSTYFVDGNVSDYSKESFAGELKGVKGTVPGAEAADDFKDRLLAVDPELKDFSYAAESYDAVVTSALAAIAADNDSGEAIASELVEVTKGGEKCTTFKQCADLLADDKDIDYDGVSGPIELGKTGSPTSASIGIYEYDAKGGYAAVDYIAGDI, encoded by the coding sequence ATGAAGCGCTCCACCACGACGCTCCGTCTGGCCGCTCTGGCCAGTGCCAGCGCACTCGTCCTCGCTGCCTGTGGCGGCGGCGACGACAGCTCTGACGACACCGACAAGTCCGTAGCGAAGGGTGACGGCGAGTTCGTCGTCGGTTCGCTGCTCCCGCAGACCGGCAGCCTGGCCTTCCTCGGCCCGCCGGAGTTCGCGGGTGTGGACCTCGCCGTCCAGGAGATCAACGAGGCCGGTGGCGTCCTGGGCAAGGACGCGCGCCACGTCAAGGGCGACTCGGGCGACACCGACTCGGGCATCGCGCCGACCGAGACCGACAAGCTGCTCAAGGCCAAGTCCGACGTCATCGTCGGTGCCGCCTCGTCCGGCGTCTCGCTGACCGTCATCGACAAGATCCTGAGCGCGGGCGTCGTCCAGTACTCGCCGGCCAACACGTCGACCGACTTCGACACCGGCAAGTACGCCGAGCCCGACCTCTACTTCCGTACGGCTCCGTCCGACATCCTGCAGGGCGCCGTGCTGGCGAACCTGCTGGTGCAGGACGGCCGTCAGAACGTCGCGATCCTCGCGCGCCAGGACTCCTACGGTGAGACCCTGGCCGAAGAGGTCAAGAAGGGCCTCGAGGCCGCCGGCTCCAAGGTCGCCGTCACGTCGTTCTACGGCGAGAAGGCTCCTTCGTACGACTCGCAGGTCGACGACGTCGCCGCGGCCAAGCCGGACGCCGTCCTGCTGATCGCGTTCGACGAGACCAAGAAGATCATCCCGCAGCTGGTCAGCAAGGGTGTCGGCCCGCAGGACGTCTCGACGTACTTCGTCGACGGCAACGTGTCGGACTACTCGAAGGAGTCGTTCGCCGGCGAGCTGAAGGGCGTCAAGGGCACGGTCCCCGGCGCCGAGGCTGCCGACGACTTCAAGGACCGTCTGCTCGCCGTCGATCCGGAGCTGAAGGACTTCTCCTACGCGGCGGAGTCCTACGACGCGGTCGTCACCTCGGCGCTGGCGGCCATCGCGGCCGACAACGACTCGGGCGAGGCCATCGCCTCCGAGCTCGTCGAGGTCACGAAGGGCGGCGAGAAGTGCACCACGTTCAAGCAGTGCGCTGATCTGCTGGCCGACGACAAGGACATCGACTACGACGGTGTCTCCGGTCCGATCGAGCTGGGCAAGACGGGCAGCCCGACGTCCGCCTCCATCGGCATCTACGAGTACGACGCCAAGGGCGGCTACGCGGCGGTCGACTACATCGCGGGCGACATCTGA
- a CDS encoding branched-chain amino acid ABC transporter permease has protein sequence MRLRTAALLSVIFAGLVFLANPAMAETTSPTPGPSASAPASDAPVTGPAIRVRLLDQKEGKAGDNPPPVPDVTVTVSDESGTEIGSAVTNETGVAAVAIPGKGKYKVTIDESTLPAGVKLTGKKSLDLTVNLASGQNVAFPLNGKVVEATPFIERLVDSTISGIKYGLIIALAAMGLSLIFGTTGLTNFSHGELITFGAITAYFLNVTLGLPLILAGLLTIGIGGLFGWGQDRVLWRPLRSRGTGIIAMMIVSIGLGLLLRNLYQFSFGASTRSYNEYTSQRARDFGLFDLSNKEIAIMGTAIVAIAIVATIMTRTRLGKAMRAVSDNPALSASSGMRVDGVISSVWTMGAALSALAGVLLGVNSQVNFMMGYQLLLMVFAATVLGGLGTVWGAVLGSLIIGIITEVGPLLGVPSSIKEVGALIVLILILLIRPQGILGRAERIG, from the coding sequence GTGCGACTGCGAACAGCGGCGCTGCTCTCGGTGATCTTCGCCGGGCTCGTGTTTCTCGCGAACCCGGCGATGGCTGAGACCACGTCCCCCACCCCCGGACCCAGCGCCTCAGCGCCGGCCTCCGATGCCCCCGTGACAGGTCCGGCCATCCGCGTGCGGCTGCTCGACCAGAAGGAGGGCAAGGCCGGCGACAACCCGCCGCCTGTCCCCGACGTCACCGTCACCGTGTCCGACGAGTCGGGCACCGAGATCGGCAGCGCCGTCACCAACGAGACGGGCGTCGCCGCCGTCGCGATCCCCGGCAAGGGCAAGTACAAGGTCACGATCGACGAGTCGACCCTTCCCGCGGGCGTCAAGCTCACCGGCAAGAAGTCACTCGACCTCACGGTCAACCTCGCCTCCGGCCAGAACGTGGCCTTCCCGCTGAACGGCAAGGTCGTCGAGGCCACGCCGTTCATCGAGCGCCTCGTCGACAGCACGATCTCCGGCATCAAGTACGGCCTGATCATCGCGCTCGCCGCGATGGGACTGTCACTGATCTTCGGCACGACCGGCCTGACGAACTTCTCCCACGGCGAGCTGATCACCTTCGGCGCGATCACGGCGTACTTCCTCAACGTGACGCTCGGACTGCCACTCATCCTGGCCGGCCTGCTGACGATCGGCATCGGTGGCCTGTTCGGCTGGGGTCAGGATCGTGTGCTGTGGCGGCCACTGCGCAGTCGCGGCACCGGCATCATCGCGATGATGATCGTCTCCATCGGTCTGGGCCTGCTGCTGCGCAACCTGTACCAGTTCTCCTTCGGCGCCTCGACGCGCTCGTACAACGAGTACACGTCCCAGCGCGCCCGCGACTTCGGCCTGTTCGACCTGTCGAACAAGGAGATCGCGATCATGGGCACCGCGATCGTCGCCATCGCCATCGTCGCCACGATCATGACCCGCACCCGCCTGGGCAAGGCCATGCGTGCCGTCTCGGACAACCCGGCCCTGTCGGCCTCGTCCGGCATGCGTGTCGACGGCGTGATCTCCTCGGTCTGGACGATGGGAGCCGCACTGTCGGCTCTGGCCGGCGTCCTGCTGGGCGTCAACAGCCAGGTCAACTTCATGATGGGCTACCAGCTGCTGCTCATGGTGTTCGCCGCCACCGTCCTCGGCGGCCTCGGCACCGTCTGGGGCGCCGTCCTCGGCTCGCTGATCATCGGCATCATCACCGAGGTCGGGCCACTGCTGGGCGTCCCCAGCTCCATCAAGGAGGTGGGCGCGCTGATCGTGCTCATCCTCATCCTGCTCATCAGGCCGCAGGGCATCCTGGGCCGCGCGGAGAGGATCGGCTGA
- a CDS encoding ABC transporter ATP-binding protein: MSDAIPTPQTPEAERRKHIEGADGAVVRADNLIAGYLPGVNILNGADLYCQPGELVGIIGPNGAGKSTLLKALFGLVKIHSGTVLLGGEEITNKRADVLVSQGIGFVPQTNNVFPSLTIEENLEMGCYQAPSKFKDRFAFVTDLFPTLGQRAKQRAGSLSGGERQMVAMGRALMMEPSVLLLDEPSAGLSPVMQDEVFVQTRKINQAGVSIIMVEQNARRCLQICDRGYVLDQGTTAYSGTGRELANDPKVIELYLGTLGRQAG, from the coding sequence ATGAGCGACGCCATCCCCACCCCCCAGACGCCGGAGGCCGAGCGCCGCAAGCACATCGAGGGCGCCGACGGCGCCGTCGTGCGCGCGGACAACCTCATCGCCGGCTACCTGCCGGGCGTGAACATCCTCAACGGCGCCGACCTGTACTGCCAGCCCGGCGAGCTGGTCGGCATCATCGGCCCGAACGGCGCCGGCAAGTCCACCTTGCTCAAGGCCCTGTTCGGACTCGTGAAGATCCACTCGGGCACGGTGCTGCTCGGTGGCGAGGAGATCACGAACAAGCGCGCCGACGTCCTGGTCAGCCAGGGCATCGGGTTCGTCCCCCAGACGAACAACGTGTTCCCGAGCCTCACGATCGAGGAGAACCTCGAGATGGGCTGCTACCAGGCTCCCTCGAAGTTCAAGGACCGGTTCGCGTTCGTCACCGACCTGTTCCCCACGCTCGGCCAGCGGGCCAAGCAGCGGGCGGGCTCGCTCTCCGGTGGTGAGCGCCAGATGGTGGCGATGGGCCGGGCGCTCATGATGGAGCCCTCCGTGCTGCTGCTGGACGAGCCCTCCGCGGGCCTGTCCCCCGTCATGCAGGACGAGGTCTTCGTGCAGACCCGCAAGATCAACCAGGCCGGCGTCTCGATCATCATGGTCGAGCAGAACGCTCGCCGCTGCCTGCAGATCTGCGACCGCGGCTACGTCCTGGACCAGGGCACCACGGCCTACAGCGGCACCGGTCGCGAGCTGGCGAACGACCCCAAGGTGATCGAGCTCTACCTCGGCACCCTGGGCCGTCAGGCGGGCTGA
- a CDS encoding GNAT family N-acetyltransferase, translating into MALRQPVEIRDVEVDDAASLIELWSACAEAVRDEGSEAFTQQGLWRCPTEAEAREAIEFNAREHRRRFLVAIVGGEIVAAAAADLATLNPITMSRVMIVSDLQVRPSHRRRSIASGLLAVIAAHAEEEDCELVLASSAAHAREPNRYLTKLGFNQIAVLRAIPVGKLNARLAAKASGSRETGRLLAVRRSLRRRAAVRG; encoded by the coding sequence ATGGCATTGCGCCAGCCGGTCGAGATCCGCGATGTCGAGGTCGACGACGCAGCGTCCCTCATCGAACTGTGGTCCGCGTGTGCCGAGGCCGTGCGCGACGAGGGCTCCGAGGCGTTCACGCAGCAGGGTCTGTGGAGATGCCCCACCGAGGCCGAGGCGCGTGAGGCGATCGAGTTCAACGCCCGCGAGCACCGCCGCCGCTTCCTGGTGGCGATCGTCGGCGGCGAGATCGTGGCCGCCGCGGCCGCCGACCTCGCCACCCTCAACCCCATCACGATGTCGCGGGTGATGATCGTGTCCGACCTGCAGGTGCGGCCCAGCCACCGCCGCCGGTCGATCGCCTCCGGTCTGCTGGCCGTCATCGCCGCCCATGCCGAGGAGGAGGACTGCGAGCTCGTGCTGGCGTCCTCCGCGGCCCACGCGCGCGAGCCCAACCGCTACCTGACGAAGCTGGGCTTCAACCAGATCGCCGTCCTGCGAGCGATCCCCGTCGGCAAGCTCAACGCGCGGCTCGCGGCCAAGGCCTCCGGCTCGCGCGAGACCGGCCGGCTGCTGGCCGTCCGACGCTCGCTGCGACGTCGCGCGGCCGTCCGCGGCTGA
- a CDS encoding glutamate synthase subunit beta, with translation MADPRGFMTTPRQVAERRPVEERVNDWNEVYPGGAGRALLPIISEQAGRCMDCGIPFCHQGCPLGNLIPEWNDLVWRDDWEDAIDRLHATNNFPEFTGRLCPAPCETACVVGINRDPVTIKNVEVSIIDKAWDMHNVKPETPEWLTGKTVAVVGSGPAGLAVAQQLTRAGHTVAVYERDDKAGGLLRYGIPEFKMEKSHVDRRVNQMQREGTVFRTGVAVGEAITGQQLRERYDAVVLAIGSTVRRDLPAPGREFAGIHQAMDYLPQANRVAVGETVEDQILATGKDVVIIGGGDTGADCLGTAIRQGARSVTSLEIMPRPSEERADAHPWPTYPMIYRVASAHEEGGERVYAVSTKEFEGDEDGNVSGLRITEVELVDGRFQEVPGSEKVLPAQLVLFAMGFTGPETGGVVEQLGVDLDERGNIKRDLDYMSSVEGVFVAGDAGRGQSLIVWAIAEGRGAAAGVDAWLTGSTTLPTPIPPTARPLVV, from the coding sequence GTGGCTGATCCCCGAGGTTTCATGACCACGCCCCGCCAGGTGGCCGAGCGCCGCCCGGTCGAGGAGCGGGTGAACGACTGGAACGAGGTGTACCCCGGCGGTGCGGGCCGAGCCCTGCTGCCGATCATCTCGGAGCAGGCTGGACGCTGCATGGACTGCGGCATCCCGTTCTGCCACCAGGGCTGCCCTCTGGGCAACCTGATCCCCGAGTGGAACGACCTGGTCTGGCGCGACGACTGGGAGGACGCGATCGATCGCCTGCACGCGACGAACAACTTCCCGGAGTTCACGGGGCGCCTGTGCCCCGCGCCGTGCGAGACGGCCTGCGTGGTGGGGATCAACCGTGATCCCGTCACGATCAAGAACGTCGAGGTCTCGATCATCGACAAGGCCTGGGACATGCACAACGTCAAGCCCGAGACGCCCGAGTGGCTGACCGGCAAGACGGTGGCGGTCGTGGGCTCCGGCCCCGCGGGCCTGGCGGTCGCGCAGCAGCTGACGCGTGCCGGCCACACCGTGGCGGTGTACGAGCGCGACGACAAGGCCGGCGGTCTGCTGCGCTACGGCATCCCCGAGTTCAAGATGGAGAAGTCGCACGTCGACCGCCGCGTCAACCAGATGCAGCGCGAGGGCACGGTCTTCCGTACCGGCGTGGCGGTAGGCGAGGCGATCACGGGCCAGCAGCTGCGTGAGCGCTACGACGCCGTCGTGCTCGCGATCGGCTCCACCGTCCGTCGCGACCTGCCCGCGCCCGGCCGCGAGTTCGCCGGCATCCACCAGGCGATGGACTACCTGCCGCAGGCCAACCGCGTCGCGGTGGGCGAGACGGTCGAGGACCAGATCCTCGCCACCGGCAAGGACGTCGTCATCATCGGTGGCGGCGACACCGGCGCCGACTGCCTCGGCACCGCGATCCGCCAGGGCGCGCGCTCGGTCACCAGCCTCGAGATCATGCCGCGCCCGAGCGAGGAGCGTGCCGACGCCCACCCGTGGCCGACGTACCCGATGATCTACCGCGTCGCGTCGGCCCACGAGGAGGGCGGCGAGCGGGTCTACGCGGTCTCCACCAAGGAGTTCGAGGGCGACGAGGACGGCAACGTCAGCGGCCTGCGGATCACCGAGGTCGAGCTCGTCGACGGCCGCTTCCAGGAGGTGCCGGGCAGCGAGAAGGTGCTCCCGGCCCAGCTGGTGCTGTTCGCCATGGGCTTCACCGGCCCCGAGACGGGCGGCGTCGTCGAGCAGCTCGGCGTCGACCTGGACGAGCGCGGCAACATCAAGCGCGACCTGGACTACATGTCCAGCGTCGAGGGCGTCTTCGTGGCCGGCGACGCCGGTCGAGGCCAGTCGCTCATCGTGTGGGCCATCGCGGAAGGGCGCGGCGCAGCCGCCGGCGTGGACGCCTGGCTGACCGGCTCGACCACGCTTCCCACGCCGATTCCGCCCACGGCGCGACCGCTGGTGGTCTGA
- a CDS encoding branched-chain amino acid ABC transporter permease — protein MDIGNIIDAAFSNAFGPQAIVFALAAIGLNIHFGYTGLLNFGQAGFMAVGAYGLAVTMVRLDLPLPVGIAAGLLASLLLALVLGVPTLRLRADYLAIVTIAAAEILRLVFGAVETKAVFGGSNGLNGFTDTWNSLNPYTGGIDVGFASWGRNDLWAMTVGWAVVALCCLLTWALMRSPWGRVLRSIREDEDAVRSLGKNVFLYKMQALMLGGMIGGLGGIFYALKQASVVPSDYSTNLTFFAYTALLIGGAARVLGPVVGSMIFWFLISGLGEFFSQATSGVDPLIPASVMTDTQASLIRYILMGLGLMLLMIYRPQGIFGDRREIALDDR, from the coding sequence ATGGACATCGGCAACATCATCGATGCGGCGTTCTCCAACGCCTTCGGCCCGCAGGCGATCGTGTTCGCGCTCGCCGCGATCGGCCTCAACATCCACTTCGGCTACACCGGACTGCTGAACTTCGGCCAGGCCGGCTTCATGGCGGTCGGCGCCTACGGCCTCGCGGTCACGATGGTCCGGCTCGACCTGCCGCTGCCCGTGGGCATCGCGGCCGGCCTGCTCGCGTCGCTGCTGCTGGCCCTGGTGCTCGGCGTACCCACGCTGAGACTCCGGGCCGACTACCTGGCGATCGTCACCATCGCGGCGGCGGAGATCCTGCGCCTCGTGTTCGGCGCCGTCGAGACCAAGGCCGTGTTCGGCGGCTCGAACGGCCTCAACGGCTTCACCGACACGTGGAACAGCCTCAACCCCTACACCGGCGGCATCGACGTGGGCTTCGCGTCCTGGGGTCGCAACGACCTGTGGGCCATGACGGTCGGCTGGGCCGTCGTCGCCCTGTGCTGCCTGCTGACCTGGGCGCTCATGCGCAGCCCGTGGGGTCGCGTGCTCCGCTCGATCCGCGAGGACGAGGACGCCGTGCGCTCGCTGGGCAAGAACGTCTTCCTCTACAAGATGCAGGCGCTCATGCTCGGCGGCATGATCGGCGGCCTGGGCGGCATCTTCTACGCCCTCAAGCAGGCCTCGGTCGTCCCGTCGGACTACAGCACCAACCTGACGTTCTTCGCCTACACGGCACTGCTGATCGGTGGCGCGGCCCGCGTGCTCGGACCCGTCGTCGGCTCGATGATCTTCTGGTTCCTCATCAGTGGCCTCGGCGAGTTCTTCAGCCAGGCCACCAGTGGCGTCGACCCGCTGATCCCGGCCTCGGTCATGACCGACACGCAGGCCAGCCTGATCCGCTACATCCTCATGGGCCTCGGCCTCATGCTGCTGATGATCTACCGACCCCAGGGGATCTTCGGCGACCGAAGGGAGATCGCGCTCGATGACCGTTGA
- a CDS encoding ABC transporter ATP-binding protein, with the protein MTVDITSAREALAALPNDPGVSKPDPIVVGDDITRTFGGLKAVDVQHVEIQRGVITALIGPNGAGKTTLFNLLTGFDIPDSGSWAFNDSSLAKVPAYKVARLGMVRTFQLTKVLSKLTVIENMRLGATGQRGERFFPSILKTLWRGQEDEITARADDLLARFKLDAKREDFAGSLSGGQRKLLEMARALMVDPELIMLDEPMAGVNPALKQSLLGHVKSLRDEGRTVLFVEHDMDMVRDISDWVIVMAQGQIVAEGTPEAVMADQRVIDAYLGAHHDEDLTELDEEQLAAQVEAEIEAEETDK; encoded by the coding sequence ATGACCGTTGACATCACCAGTGCCCGCGAGGCACTCGCCGCCCTGCCCAACGATCCGGGCGTCAGCAAGCCCGATCCGATCGTGGTGGGCGACGACATCACCCGCACGTTCGGCGGACTCAAGGCCGTCGACGTCCAGCACGTCGAGATCCAGCGCGGCGTCATCACCGCGCTGATCGGCCCGAACGGCGCCGGCAAGACGACGCTGTTCAACCTGCTCACCGGGTTCGACATCCCCGACAGCGGCTCGTGGGCGTTCAACGACAGCTCGCTGGCCAAGGTGCCCGCCTACAAGGTGGCGCGCCTGGGCATGGTGCGCACGTTCCAGCTGACCAAGGTGCTCTCGAAGCTCACGGTCATCGAGAACATGCGCCTCGGTGCCACGGGCCAGCGCGGGGAGAGGTTCTTCCCGTCGATCCTGAAGACGCTGTGGCGTGGCCAGGAGGACGAGATCACCGCTCGCGCGGACGACCTCCTCGCCCGCTTCAAGCTCGATGCCAAGCGCGAGGACTTCGCCGGCTCGCTGTCCGGCGGTCAGCGCAAGCTGCTCGAGATGGCACGCGCGCTCATGGTCGACCCCGAGCTGATCATGCTCGACGAGCCGATGGCGGGCGTGAACCCGGCACTCAAGCAGTCCCTGCTGGGTCACGTGAAGTCGCTGCGCGACGAGGGCCGCACGGTCCTGTTCGTCGAGCACGACATGGACATGGTCCGCGACATCTCCGACTGGGTCATCGTCATGGCCCAGGGGCAGATCGTCGCCGAGGGCACCCCGGAGGCCGTCATGGCCGACCAGCGCGTCATCGACGCGTACCTGGGCGCCCACCACGACGAGGACCTCACCGAGCTGGACGAAGAGCAGCTCGCCGCGCAGGTCGAGGCCGAGATCGAAGCCGAGGAGACCGACAAATGA